The Xenopus tropicalis strain Nigerian chromosome 7, UCB_Xtro_10.0, whole genome shotgun sequence genome includes a region encoding these proteins:
- the LOC100497753 gene encoding amiloride-sensitive sodium channel subunit alpha, with amino-acid sequence MESTDKVKTEGWIEYYGSFEEMFQYFCDNTTIHGTIRLNCSRKNKMKTAFWLVIFFLSFAMMYWQFGIMVTQYWSYPISTTVTVQSKGNKFPAVTICNLNPFRFDQVNTYLNQLDKLAQETLYSLYNYDGLKAKQQVIHLQDFLHNVTNQFNGSFILDQSIVLQKLQENGSGPALPGEKTFQVGFKLCNSSGGDCYYKSYWSGVDALHEWYQFHYINIMSKIPPVLNISGDELGKNFIFSCDFIQKPCTLREYKFFHHPIYGSCFTVTPQGKENALYSPRAGKKYGLSLKMKVDQKHNMPLLSQAAGARIMIHNPNQPPRVEHQGFDIRPGTETSIGVKQDEVRHLGGKYGPCASDGNNLGLKLLYSTSYTLQACLNSCFQYKMTETCGCGYYFYPLPPGTEYCNYNKHPGWGHCFYQLYEKMLDHRHHCFTQCPMQCTKTRYQLSAGTAQWPSPTSKTWIIPLLTRHKGYNRTSKRSDISKINVYYEELSYQSVEETPAMPVTLLLSNMGGQWSWWFGSSVLSVVEIAELVFDTVAMAILMTYRWKKQRAPQ; translated from the exons ATGGAGTCCACAGACAAAGTGAAAACAGAAGGGTGGATTGAATACTATGGCTCTTTTGAAGAAATGTTTCAGTACTTCTGTGACAACACCACAATCCATGGCACAATCCGTCTCAACTGCTCCAGAAAGAACAAAATGAAGACAGCTTTCTGGCTTGTGATATTCTTTCTTTCATTTGCTATGATGTACTGGCAATTTGGAATAATGGTCACTCAGTACTGGTCCTACCCCATCAGCACAACTGTAACCGTGCAGTCAAAGGGCAACAAGTTTCCAGCCGTGACCATCTGCAATCTGAACCCATTCAG ATTTGATCAAGTTAATACATATCTTAATCAGCTGGACAAGTTGGCTCAGGAAACACTTTATTCTCTTTATAACTATGATGGTCTCAAAGCAAAGCAGCAAGTTATTCATCTACAGGACTTCCTGCACAATGTGACAAACCAGTTCAACGGAAGTTTTATCTTAGACCAATCCATTGTCTTACAGAAGTTACAAGAGAATGGCTCGGGCCCAGCTTTACCAGGAGAAAAGACATTTCAAGTAGGATTTAAACTG TGTAATTCTTCTGGAGGAGATTGCTACTACAAATCTTATTGGTCTGGCGTGGATGCTCTCCATGAATGGTATCAATTCCACTACATAAACATAATGTCCAAAATCCCCCCAGTGCTAAACATATCAGGAGATGAGTTGGGCAAGAATTTCATCTTCTCCTGCGATTTCATTCAGAAGCCTTGTACATTACG AGAATATAAGTTTTTCCATCACCCAATCTATGGAAGCTGCTTCACAGTTACTCCTCAAGGAAAGGAAAATGCTCTGTATTCTCCCAGGGCTGGCAAGAAGTATG GGCTGTCTCTGAAGATGAAGGTGGATCAGAAGCACAACATGCCTCTCCTGTCACAAGCAGCAGGTGCAAGAATCATGATCCACAACCCCAACCAGCCCCCTCGAGTGGAACACCAGGGCTTTGATATCAGGCCAGGAACTGAGACTTCAATAGGCGTAAAACAG GATGAGGTAAGACATTTAGGTGGAAAGTATGGTCCATGTGCTTCTGATGGAAATAACTTGGGATTGAAACTGTTGTATAGCACATCATACACACTCCAG GCATGCCTGAATTCCTGCTTTCAGTACAAGATGACTGAAACATGTGGATGCGGATATTATTTTTATCCACTGCCTCCAGGCACAGAATACTGCAACTATAACAAGCACCCTGGCTGGG GGCATTGTTTCTACCAACTATATGAGAAGATGCTAGATCACAGACATCACTGTTTTACCCAATGCCCAATGCAATGCAC AAAGACAAGGTATCAGCTTTCTGCAGGGACTGCCCAATGGCCATCTCCCACATCAAAG ACATGGATCATCCCTTTATTAACCAGGCACAAAGGATACAACAGGACAAGCAAACG GAGTGATATATCGAAGATTAATGTATATTATGAAGAGCTGAGTTACCAGTCTGTTGAGGAAACCCCCGCCATGCCA GTGACCTTGTTGCTTTCCAATATGGGAGGACAGTGGAGCTGGTGGTTTGGTTCGTCGGTTCTTTCAGTAGTTGAGATTGCAGAACTAGTGTTTGACACAGTGGCCATGGCAATACTCATGACGTACCGCTGGAAGAAGCAGAGGGCACCTCAGTAG
- the pla2g2e gene encoding phospholipase A2 homolog otoconin-22, protein MKKVLLIGLALALIIVLVTSTPAQFDEMIKVTTIIYGLANFSDYGCHCGLNNQGMPVDAIDWCCHSQDCCYNKAEMSGCNPVTQPYRFYIEEEKKVKCMKASNRCEKMICECDEKAANCFRKELEDYNIYFRNFSSLGACRGPRPFC, encoded by the exons ATGAAGAAGGTTCTTCTGATCGGACTGGCCCTGGCTCTCA TTATAGTTCTGGTCACCAGCACACCAGCCCAGTTTGATGAGATGATTAAAGTGACCACCATCATTTATGGCCTGGCTAACTTCTCCGACTATGGATGCCACTGCGGCCTAAACAACCAAGGAATGCCTGTGGATGCCATTGATTG GTGCTGCCACAGCCAGGACTGCTGCTATAACAAGGCTGAAATGAGCGGATGCAACCCTGTTACTCAGCCTTACCGGTTCTATATTGAGGAAGAGAAGAAAGTAAAGTGCA TGAAAGCAAGTAATCGCTGTGAGAAGATGATCTGTGAGTGTGATGAAAAGGCTGCAAATTGTTTCCGCAAGGAGCTGGAAGATTATAACATATATTTCCGCAATTTCTCTTCTCTGGGGGCATGTCGAGGGCCCAGACCTTTTTGCTAA